One Mycolicibacterium rufum genomic window, TCGCCGCGTCCCTCGTTCAGCGCGAAGAGAGCCTCGGATAGTCCGGTGAGGGTGTCGTTGAGCTGCTTTCCCTTGCCCGCGAACCCATCCGCGGCCGATTCGATGATGTCACCGAAGGGCCCTTTCGGTTGCTCTGGAGTCGGACCGAGGTCGGTCAGAATGCGGTTGATGGAGTCACGCAGCTCGTCGTACTCGACGGGTACCTGTGTCCGATCTACCGGGATCACAGCGTCGTTGCCGAGTACCGGGCCGCCGGTGTACGGCGGCGAGAGCTGGATGGTGCGAGACGCCACCAAGCTGGGGTTCAGGATCGATGCTGTCGCGTTGGCTGGCACGCTGTACTTGTTCTCGTAGTGGAAGGTCACCCTCATTTGGTTTCCGGCAGGTTCGATCTTGTCGATCGACCCCACCCGGACGCCCATGATCTGCACTTTGTCGCCTGGATACAAGGCCAGTGTCTGGGAGAAGTACGCCACGACGGTGTTCGTCGTGAGCCGCTTGTAGAGGTTCCATCCGAGGAATGCCCCGACGATCGCGATGACCAGTACAGCGATCCCAACGACGAGCGCCGTCCGCGAAACCCCGGGCACCCGGAGGTTTCGCACATTGAAAATGGTCGACATAGCCTAGCCTCCTCAGCCTTGCGAACCCGGCGGAAGGAACGGCGGGTTGCCGGGTAGTACCGGTTGGCCCGCCGGCGCAGGTTGCGGTCCGGGCCCGGGAGGCGGCGGTGGCCCGTTCAGTGCGGGAGGCAGCGGAGCTATCCCCGGCGTGAAGTCCGGCGGCGACGGTTGCGGCGCCACCGGCACCGTCCGCGCGCCGGGCGGGCCGGGTGCCAGAGGTGCCGCGACACCCGGCACCGTGGGCGACAGTTGGCCAGGGATCGCCGCCGCGGGCACCCCGGGAGACAGTTGCGGGCCATGGGGGTTAGGCGCCGAGGTCGCAACATCGGGTGCGCCGTAGTTCGGACCGAACGGGTTGTCGCCGAACGGTCCGACAGTCAGATCCGCGCAGGGCAGCGGATTACCCGGACTGGGCAGGCCATCCGCCGGCGGAGTGTACGAGCATGGCGAACCCGGGGGCACCGCCGGGCCGGGATGTTCCGGTGTCCCCTCCAGCGGCGTGGGCGCCGGCGGCGGCGCACCATTCGGGAACCCGACGCCGTTGGGGTCCGGGAAGCGGAAGGCAGGCAGTCCCGCGTTGCGCCAGAATTCCTCAGAGTCGATGCCCCGCTTCTTGAACGCCGCATCAACGAACGGCTGCAGAATCTGGTAGGGGACCAGGTTGACGAGCAATACTTTGAAGTAGGGCCCTGACGCTACGGCTTCCCCCAGCGCTGCGGTGAACTTGCCCAACACGGACAGCGTATCGGCTAAGTCGAACTTACGTTCAACAAGTGTGTCGCTGATCGTGCGGAGTTGTTCGAGCACGCGGTTCAAATTCGGGTTGTCGTCGATGAAGCCCTTCACTTGCTCGGAGAACGCCGAGACGCGCTCGAGCAGAGCGTTGACCGCAGCGCTCCTCTCGTTGATCGCTGCCAGCAGAGTTTGCGCGTTGACGAGGAGACGGTTGATCTGCTCGCTTCGATTGCCCAGAACGCCGGCGACCTTGTTGGCGTTCGCGAGGAGCTTCCTGACCTGGTCGTCGCGTTTGCCGATGGTGTCAGAGAATCGGGCGACGCCATCGAGGGCTGCGCTCAAGTGTGGAGATGTCTGGTCGATCGTCTCCGATAGGACATTCAGCGAGCGCTTCACCGTCTGGGTGTCCCATCCCGATGATGCTTTCGTGACGTCGAAGAACGCATCATAAATCTGGTAGGGCGTGGACGTCTGACCGAGAGGTAGCACGTCGTTGGCACGTAAAGGCGTGGTCCCGCGAGGCTCGATCTCCAGATTACGGCGACCGAGGATGGTGTCGGTGCGAATCGCGGCACGGCTCTGGGCACCGATTTCGGTTCCGCCGAGCGAGTACCCGATGACCACCTTGTCGCCCTCGATCCGCGTCGACCTCACCTGCCCGACATCGACTCCGGCGATCCGCACCTTGTCACCGGGGTTCAGCCCTCCGGTATCCGAGAACTGCGCATAGTAGGTCGGCGTCGCGAACAACATCGGCACGCTGGCGAAGCTTTGTCCCACTCCGATGACGACGACCAGGAGGATGATGCCCATCAACCCGCTGCGGACTCGATTAGATCCTTCGAGGACTCTCATTTCGGCGTGCACCTACCCGACGGCTGCGACGTCACCTTGACGGTGCGCACCGGACCCCCCGGCTGAAGACCGTTGAGCCGCAGCGTGATGTCGCAGAGATAGAAGTTGAAGAAGTCGCCGTAGATGCCGCCCGTTCGCCCGATGATCTTCAGCGCGGAGGGCAGCTTGACGAGCAGGTCGTTCAACCGATCCCGCTGTTCCACCAACGGCTGTTGAATGGTCTCCAGATGCCCCACTGTGCTCTGCAGCAGGGGGCGATTGTCCGCCAGCAGCTCCGAAATGGTCCCCGCGGCATCGCTGATGTCGGCCACCGACTTCGCAATCGGATCGGCGCGATTCTTCAACCCCGTGATCAGCGCCTCGAAGTTCTTCACCGTGTCGTCGAACTGCTGCTGATGCTTGACCGTCGTGGCCAATACGGTATTCAAATTGGTGATGACCTGCCCGATCGCCCGGTCGCGGTCAGCGAGAGCCGATGTCAGAGAAGCAGTTTGATCGAGGATGTCGTTGATGGTTCCGCCCTGCCCCTGAAACACCGTGATGATGGACTGCGCGATGTTGTTGACTTTCTGTGGATCCAGGGATTGAAACACCGGCCGGAATCCACCGATCAGCGCATCGAGGTCGAGCGCCGGTTCCGTCCGTTCGATCGGGATCGTCCCGCCGGCCCCCAGTCGCTTGTTGCTCTGCCCTCGTCTGAGTTCCATGTAACGATCGCCGATGAGGTTGAGGTACCGGATCGAGGCGCTTGTCTCGTCAAACAGTTCCAGCGATCGGTCGACGTTGAAGTCAACGCGTACTTTCGAGCCGCCCTGTATCAATTCGACTTTCGAGACCTTGCCGACCTCGACACCCGAGGCACGGACGAACTGACCGGGTCGCAGACCGCTCGCATTGGAGAAGATCGCGCTGTAGCTGTTGGTGCGGTCGAAACGCACTTGCCCGAACACCACGATGATGACGGCAGTGAACAGAAGGAGCACCAGAGAGAAGGCGCCGAGTTTGATCGAAGTACCGAGAATCCTCATGGGTTGATCGTGTTCTCCCCTACCTGGCGTCCCCAAATGTATTCGATCGCAAGTGGTTGCCCCAGTTCAAAGTGGTTGTAGGGGGCTCCACTCGCGCCGGTGTCCATCACCAACATCGGAGCCGGCCACAGGTCCCGGGTGATCGACTGCCAGCAACCGGGACGGCCTTCCGGTCCGCCGCGGGCATTCACCCGCGGCAGGTTGTCGGGATACACGTACGGATTCTGGGCACCGGAGAGCGACGTACTCGATTTCAGGGAATACCCGTTGCCTCCCAAGGAGGCCGCGACTTTGGGCGCGATGTCGTGGAAATTGCGAATTGTGCAGAAGAGTGCCGGGCTGTTCCGGTCCAGCACTTCGGTGGTCGGAACGAGATCCTGCGCGCCACGGACCAGATAAGGACCGCCCCTTTCGAAGATGTCACCACCGGTGTTGCCGAAACCCACCGCGGCCATCAGCGCCTGATCGACGTTCGCGCGCTGCTCGTTGAAGGTCCGCGCGGTGATCACGGCGTTGTTCAATCCGTCGAAGAGGTCCGGCGCCGCATCTGCGTACAGCTCGCCGAGGTCGGCGAGCAGGCGGTTGTCGCGGCGGATCTGCGGCATCTGCGGGTTGATCTCACCGAGTATCTGGTTTCCGTTGACGAGCGACTGACCGAAGCGATCGCCGAGGCCATCAAGGGCCTGTGCTGTGGCAGTGAGTGTCTGGTTCAGCTTGATGGGATCGACCTGCCGCGCCACGGACACAACAGTTTCGAACAACGTATTGAACTCTGTCGTCACCCCGGTGACGTCGATGACATCGGACGGGGAGATCCGCTGCGGCGCCGGCCTCTTCGGACTGCTGAAAGACACGTATTTGTTGCCGAACACCGTGGTGGCGCTAATCGACGCATCAACGTTCTTGGGGATGAGATCGATGTACTTCGGCTCCACTTCGAGGATGATCTTGGCGCGCGGTTCGTCACCGACGGTGACCTGCTCGACCTCGCCGACCCGGCCGATCTCCACGCCGTTGTAGGTGACCTTGGAGCCCGGGTCCATGGACAGACCGGAACGCGCCGCCATCATGGTCAGTTGGGTCCGCGGCAGGAAATCACCGCGGAACTGCAGGAACACCAGCACCAGCACGACGATCGTGATGAGCGCCAGGACGAGGCCCGCCAGCTTGTAGGGCGGCGTGCGCGGGTTGTTCACGGGTGCGGTCATGGCTACACCGTCAAGTTGAAGTTCGGGTCGACGCCGTAGAGCGCCAACGAGGCGAACAGGACCACACAGACGATCGCGATCAGCGAGGCGCGCATCGAGCGGCCGACGGCCTCGCCGACGCCGACGGGGCCGCCGCTGGCGTAGAAGCCGTAGTAGCAGTGGTTGAGCATGACGATGACGGAAATGATCACGGCCTGCACGAATGACCAGAACACGTCATCGGGCCGCAGGAACGTGCGGAAGTAGTGCTCGTAGGTTCCGGTCGACTGCCCGTAGATCAGGGTCGTCGTGACCTGCGCCGAGAGGAAGCTCATGATGATCGCCATCGCGTACAGCGGGATGATGACCACGAAGCCGGCCACGATGCGCGTGGACACCAGGTACGAGACGGACTTGATGCCCATGACCTCGAGGGCGTCGATCTCCTCGCTGATGCGCATGGCGCCCAGCTCGGCGGTGGCGCCGGCGCCGACGGTGGCCGCCAGCGCCTGGCCGGCGACGACCGGAGCGGCGATGCGCACGTTGATCAGCGCGGCGAAGAAGCCGGTGAACGCCTCGACGCCGATGTTGCCCAACGAGGCGAAGCCCTGGATGGCGACCAGCGAGGACCCCGACAGCGTGACGAACCCGACGATGGCCACGGTGCCGCCGATGACGGCCATGGCGCCGGTGCCCATGCCGATCTCGGCGACCAGGCGCAGCATCTCCTTGCGGTAGTAGCGCATGGCGTGCCCGATGGAACCGACCGCGGTGACCACGAACCAGGCGATATGGCCCATCGAGTCCAGCCCGCGGGCGGGCGCGCCGGCCACCTTCTGGGCGGTAGCGACCCCGCGGGGGAACCGGGACCGCAGAACGGCAGCAGTCGACATGTCAGCTCCCCGTTCCGAATTTGACGCCGATGGTGGTCAGCACGACGTTGACCGCGAAGAGCGCGATCACGCACAGCACCAGGGTCTCGTTCACCGCGGTGCCCACGCCCTTGGCGCCGCCGGCGCACGTCAGCCCGCGGTAGCAGCCGACCAGTCCGGCGATCAGGCCGAACGTCAGGGCCTTGACCAGGGAGATGAGCACCTCCGGCAGCCCGGTGACCAGGGTCAGGGTGGAGACGTAGGCGCCCGCGGACACGTTCTGCAGGTACACCCCGAAGATGAAGCCGCCGACGAGGCCGATGGTGATGACAGCGCCGTTGAGCAGAATCGCGACAAAGGTCGAGGCGATGACGCGGGGCACCACCAGCCGGTGGATCGGGTCGATGCCGAGCACCTCGAGCGCGTCGATCTCCTCGCGGATGGTGCGGGCGCCGAGGTCGGCGCAGATGGCCGTGGAGCCGGCGCCGGCGACGACGAGTACCGTCACCAGCGGGCCGAGCTGGGTGACCGCGCCCAGCGCCGCGCCGGCGCCGGAGATGTCGGCCGCACCGAACTCGGTCAGCAGGATGTTGAGGGTGAAGATCAGCAGCACGGTCAGCGGGATGGACACCGCGACCGTGGGCAGGAACGCGACCCGCAGCAGGAACCAGCTCTGCAGGATGAACTCGCGCCACTGGAACGGAGGCCGGAAGGTGGCCTTGCCGACCAGCACACACATGCGCACGAAGCCGCCGACCGCCACCAGCGCGGGTGTGACCTGATCGCGCACGTAGCCCGTCAGGTTGGAATTGGTCGTCACCGCAGCCCTCTCGCGACGATCTCGTCACTGGTGTAGCGCACCGGCAGCACCTGTCGCACGCCCCTTTCCAACCCCAACCGCGATTGTGTGAGCCTCGCCTCCCTACCGGTTGGTAGTAAGACGGACCACAGGACTGTACCTGACGCTGCGGATGCTCCGTACCGCATCCGCGTGATTACACCCTCAACCGTTAGCAAATGATTCCCTTCCGGCTAACCTGGCTGCGGCCCAGCCGAAACCGTTGTCCGCGTGGAACTTTCGCGAGCGTCAATCTCGTTGCCGGCGGCGAAGCGTGCGCGCAGTTCGGTCTTGAGCACCTTGCCGGCCGGATTCCTGGGCAGCGCCTCGACGATTTCGAGGGCCTTGGGGTGCTTGTACCGCGCCAGCCGCGCGGTCAGGAACTCGTCGAGGTCGGCCAGGCTCAACGCGGCCTCACCGGAACTTCTCAGCGAACTCCGAACCACCACGACAGCAACCGGGATCTCGCCCC contains:
- a CDS encoding virulence factor Mce family protein, with the translated sequence MRVLEGSNRVRSGLMGIILLVVVIGVGQSFASVPMLFATPTYYAQFSDTGGLNPGDKVRIAGVDVGQVRSTRIEGDKVVIGYSLGGTEIGAQSRAAIRTDTILGRRNLEIEPRGTTPLRANDVLPLGQTSTPYQIYDAFFDVTKASSGWDTQTVKRSLNVLSETIDQTSPHLSAALDGVARFSDTIGKRDDQVRKLLANANKVAGVLGNRSEQINRLLVNAQTLLAAINERSAAVNALLERVSAFSEQVKGFIDDNPNLNRVLEQLRTISDTLVERKFDLADTLSVLGKFTAALGEAVASGPYFKVLLVNLVPYQILQPFVDAAFKKRGIDSEEFWRNAGLPAFRFPDPNGVGFPNGAPPPAPTPLEGTPEHPGPAVPPGSPCSYTPPADGLPSPGNPLPCADLTVGPFGDNPFGPNYGAPDVATSAPNPHGPQLSPGVPAAAIPGQLSPTVPGVAAPLAPGPPGARTVPVAPQPSPPDFTPGIAPLPPALNGPPPPPGPGPQPAPAGQPVLPGNPPFLPPGSQG
- a CDS encoding virulence factor Mce family protein, which translates into the protein MRILGTSIKLGAFSLVLLLFTAVIIVVFGQVRFDRTNSYSAIFSNASGLRPGQFVRASGVEVGKVSKVELIQGGSKVRVDFNVDRSLELFDETSASIRYLNLIGDRYMELRRGQSNKRLGAGGTIPIERTEPALDLDALIGGFRPVFQSLDPQKVNNIAQSIITVFQGQGGTINDILDQTASLTSALADRDRAIGQVITNLNTVLATTVKHQQQFDDTVKNFEALITGLKNRADPIAKSVADISDAAGTISELLADNRPLLQSTVGHLETIQQPLVEQRDRLNDLLVKLPSALKIIGRTGGIYGDFFNFYLCDITLRLNGLQPGGPVRTVKVTSQPSGRCTPK
- a CDS encoding MCE family protein, which translates into the protein MTAPVNNPRTPPYKLAGLVLALITIVVLVLVFLQFRGDFLPRTQLTMMAARSGLSMDPGSKVTYNGVEIGRVGEVEQVTVGDEPRAKIILEVEPKYIDLIPKNVDASISATTVFGNKYVSFSSPKRPAPQRISPSDVIDVTGVTTEFNTLFETVVSVARQVDPIKLNQTLTATAQALDGLGDRFGQSLVNGNQILGEINPQMPQIRRDNRLLADLGELYADAAPDLFDGLNNAVITARTFNEQRANVDQALMAAVGFGNTGGDIFERGGPYLVRGAQDLVPTTEVLDRNSPALFCTIRNFHDIAPKVAASLGGNGYSLKSSTSLSGAQNPYVYPDNLPRVNARGGPEGRPGCWQSITRDLWPAPMLVMDTGASGAPYNHFELGQPLAIEYIWGRQVGENTINP
- a CDS encoding MlaE family ABC transporter permease; protein product: MSTAAVLRSRFPRGVATAQKVAGAPARGLDSMGHIAWFVVTAVGSIGHAMRYYRKEMLRLVAEIGMGTGAMAVIGGTVAIVGFVTLSGSSLVAIQGFASLGNIGVEAFTGFFAALINVRIAAPVVAGQALAATVGAGATAELGAMRISEEIDALEVMGIKSVSYLVSTRIVAGFVVIIPLYAMAIIMSFLSAQVTTTLIYGQSTGTYEHYFRTFLRPDDVFWSFVQAVIISVIVMLNHCYYGFYASGGPVGVGEAVGRSMRASLIAIVCVVLFASLALYGVDPNFNLTV
- a CDS encoding MlaE family ABC transporter permease: MTTNSNLTGYVRDQVTPALVAVGGFVRMCVLVGKATFRPPFQWREFILQSWFLLRVAFLPTVAVSIPLTVLLIFTLNILLTEFGAADISGAGAALGAVTQLGPLVTVLVVAGAGSTAICADLGARTIREEIDALEVLGIDPIHRLVVPRVIASTFVAILLNGAVITIGLVGGFIFGVYLQNVSAGAYVSTLTLVTGLPEVLISLVKALTFGLIAGLVGCYRGLTCAGGAKGVGTAVNETLVLCVIALFAVNVVLTTIGVKFGTGS